Part of the Triticum urartu cultivar G1812 chromosome 2, Tu2.1, whole genome shotgun sequence genome, GATAACTTTAATTAGGACCGCGTTGGTATGAAAAATATATGTTTACAACATCAAAATTTTAATGAAGAGTTCGTACCTCATGTGACACCATGTCATTGCCAATGCGCCCAACAATGCATACAGATCTGATAATTTTTGGATAGGTTAAAGCCCACTCAAGAACCTCTCTTGTAGTCACATCACCCAGCGAAATAAATACAAAGCTTATTATTTGCATACAAGCACTGCTGCGCACTGAAATTTGCAGATGCTCTTCAACACTAGTTGGTACGTAGTGTTCGTCACGCCATTTCACCTCAGCGTGATAGCATTTGGCCACATGGATTACCTAAACAATGTGACAGTTAAATGTTAAATATGGTATACAAATGGATAATGTTTTTCTCAAGGTGCCTTTATAGTTGCAGTCTATTGGGTAATAACGAAGCATAAATAATTTCCTTTTGAAATATAATCATATTCATTGTCAAATGCAACATCAAGAAAATTTTAGCACATAAACAACCTTAAAAGCATGCAATAACATTTGTTGAACTACACAATACATGCATCAAAGGATAGATATTTAGTATGAAACTCATAGATGGATTATACAATATGTTCTGTCTAAGAGAAAAAACTAAAGAATGATGATTTTTCACATTTTCCTCCAAACTTGCTACTTTTTTTCAATTTCACTAATATGCTCATGCCGCCACTAGCTTCCATTTGGAAACCACCAACCAATAAAATAATGATACCCAATTATTGGAGTGAGAAGCTCGGACAACTTATATTTGGATTTCCTATCCGACAAGAATCTCATATGTAACACATAGATGCTCTTGTTTATTACTTATATAAACTTGTATATTACTTCATTCACACAAAAATTATATTACTTGATACAAAATCCCTGAATACTACTGTATTTACTTTTGTGGCACACATCAAGGTTCTTTTTTTTTGGCTAATTTGGTGCAATCTTGAAAAACACTTACCAATTCTTTTACCAATTCAGCATTCTTATTTTTCTGATGCTTTAACTCTTCCTCGATATCATTTGTAGTGTTAAGTATGTTGATGTACAATGCCTTCAAGTTTGCTGGTAAATTCTCTGCAGCTTGTTCACCCCACCTGTAGTTTAGGAAAATGTGAGTTTAATATAAAAAACTATATGATGTTGAACTGAATGTTGCATATAATTTCTAATGACAAATATATCATGTAAACAAGGTTATGCAAATTTTATGGTAAAACTTAATTTATTTGGGACCCAGACGTTTAGATGGATAACTTGCACACATTGTTATAAGTGCAACTTTGGACAATATGTTGTTACCTTGATGCACTACATATGACCCAAAAATTCATATAGAAAAGTTGTATAATTAAGTATTGTTGAATCTTGATTGTAAATTGAGATAGATGTGAAGTAAAGATCAGGAACTGTGGCACCAAATGTTTTTGCGGAAAACTCTTGAGTAAAACAAATATTATGGCTATATCGCCAGTGTTTGCAAAATTACGGGAAGTCACAAATGAGTAGCTAACTCGTCATCTGCGGGTTATAAGAAGTATTTATTGGTGGCATGTAATAAACTTGAGTCAAGGACAATTGTTAGGGTTGTGTAGGAGAGTCTTTACTGATTTATAGGAATTCGCTATGGCAGGACACTGCTTCTCTTATCATAAGAATTCATGTCATGTATTGACAAATTTGGCTTATGTACATTGTTTGGTAGTAAAGGAGTAATCTGACTTGGCAGAAAATGCTACTGATCAAGAATTAACTGATTTATAGGAATTCACTATGGCAGGACGCTGCTTCTCTTATCATAAGAATTCATGTCATGTATTGACAAATTTGGCTTGTGTACATTGTTTGGTAGTAAAGGAGTAATCTGACTTGGAGGTATAATATTTCTAGTGACATTATTATAATACATATTTTTGGCAGAAAATGCTACTGATCAAATTAATTCCGATAGAAAAATATACGTGTTCTACACAATTATAGCTTCTGAAAGAGAAATATATGTCTTCTACACAATTATAGCTATATATATCAAGTTGGTGAAAACAATTACATGTAGGATGTTTTTGCTAAAGCATTTTACAATCACAAGTTTTGTACGCACCATGCTGATTTTCCTGCTATTTTATCGTTAATGTGATTATGTACCAAAAATATACTTTAGCGGCCAACTGAATCAATACTTATTAACTTACCAAAGAAAACAAGATTTGTTTTGTAAGCAAAGACGTGGAGCGGTTGAGGTGGTTTTAATATTAAAAAACAGATGGGAACATCGATAAAATGGAAAAAGGAGGTGGGGTGAGGAGAGGCAGCAAAAGAGGCAAACCTAAGATGAAATCTTACCTATTTTTTAAGTATTCTACCACCGTTCGGCCCAATCATTGCCAATATCAGAGTTTGATCCTTGCTTGGAAGGAACGCTATCTATATCCTCAACAAATGCAAGTCAAACATTGTTTTCGGAGAGCTGTTCATAAGGAGAAGACTTTCCTAGCTAAAGTTGTGTTGTTTTGCTTCAAAACTACAGGGTGTGCGCTCCGACTATCACCTAACGGTCTCTGCTTGCTGGGAACTAGAATAATTAAGAACAAAGTGGAGAGATTTACGTATGATAAGTATTCTGCATTTCATTGTCTTTGTGAAAGGTCGATAAAGACTACCCAAAAAAAATTTGAATGTACCTTTCCATGGCTGCGGTGAAGATGTTGCTTTCTTCTGTGGTGCTATAGTTGTCATAGAAGTCATCAAATAACGACACAAATACGAGCagttttgttagcattacacgtGAATAGGAATATTGCGGCTCATAGACAACTCCAAGTATCCAAAAGTGTAGCTCCACCATTCTGTCTCGTGCAAATTTTATATCCATTTGTGATTTGAAGCCTTTCCACCAACTGTAAATTAATAGTTAAATATGTATTAGCGCAAGTCATATATACTATGTAAATAGCAATTATCATGGTCACTTTTCTATTTAAATTATAGTTAATCTGCTTACATAGTAAGAGCTTTCAACTCCTCACAATAGAGTGTTTGCAAAATGTTGAAGTCAAACTTAGCAAACTCCAATATGTCTTCATCTCGTGTTGACTTCTTCTCATACACCGGGACATAACGTCTAGTTTCCACTCTCTCAACTCTCCTGAAACTAGGTGTCTCCAGTGTACACCGGACCTCTTCTGCCAACCACGGTTCTAGATGTTCTAACATGCATTGTAGACGGCTCTTGGTGAAAATAATAGCATCATCCAACACTTCTTCCCCACGAGTCCTAAGATAGGCCGCATTGTACAGTGCCAACAATGAGTTCACATCATTACTTGCAAAGTTTCCTCCATCATCTCTGAACTTCAGAAACACATCTGCAGTAAGTAGGTATGGCATATATTATGGCTTATATGTACACAGTATCTAATACTTGAATTGAAATAATGTAGTTGTGCGTATATGCAGGAATTAACCATTGTGATGATAATTATACCAGGAGAGACGTGGTACCCATGCTTCCTCAACAAATAGAACCGCGACGCGGTTATGTGGAGGTCGTCACCAAAGCCTTGTTCGTCACCTTGCATGCCACATAGTAACTCTTGGATCTCTTTGCCAAAGTGATAGGCCACGCCAGTCCGTTCCAGCATGTCGACAAGCTCCAGCTTCATAGGTAAATCAGAAGAAGATATGGCGGCCAAGATGATCTTTCTCACCCGCTCCTTTCTGATACTTGCCATGTCCTTCATAGCCGAATACTGCAAGGCAGGAAAACTTATGTCATCTTGGACATTTGTTAGAGCCAACAACTAAGAGTGCATGCTCGGGTTCAACAAGAGCATTTAAAAAAAAGCTGAAAACATTCATACATGAACACATGGAAAACAATATATATGCCATCAAAAAAAAAGTCAAAGCTACTACATATTCGATAATGTGGCGCAGCGACACAAAGTAAGGGAACTTCCTTTATTTGGAAAAAATGAGTAAAACGTATCCATAACTATACCTGTGATGGAGTGCATGGACTGTGGTTGAGGAAGAAGTCGCCCCAGAGGCTGGGGGTGTAAGGCCGAGGCTTGTGCAGGTCAGCAATAACAGGAGCAGCCATATGATCAACTGCTGGGAATGTGTTGCTGATGATGTGTGGTGCTCAAGTCAGGCCTGATACACTCCAAGATCAGTAAGCTTGCTTTGCTTGAAGAAGTGCGGTGCTACTACCTTGCATGTTATATAGACGGACGAAGGAGAGGTAGTAGGATCTACGCCACCATAGAAGACACAATAATCAGCGCGAAATTACTGCAGACGATGGATGGCGGACGAAAATCACACGACACTCTTGATCAACGGCTGTAGCTCACTGAACGAATAGCATGCATGGCTGCAATTCTGTGTCGGGCAGGAATCGGCCGCAAAAATGTCGTCCATCTAGACGGTCGTACTAGTAGTACACGGTACTATGTACGACTCTCACTGTCTGATTGCAGCAGCTGCGTGCATATGTATGATGCATTGCATGATATTGGTGTGCTAAATATGTATTTCGATGCGGAGACAAAGATATAGATCACGATAGATGACCTACAAGAGAGATCCAATCAGAATCTGTCACGACACTATTGGTTTGACAAGCCTTAATTAGGAGCATTTTATGCATGCGTATCAATCGAAAGGCTATTTCTATTTTCTCTGGGAAAATGCATGTCTGCACCGGGCAGCTTTCATTGGTCCTGTGGAGGTGGGACCCGCGATAGCACCAGATTTGTTTTCCACAGATACAAACGAGAGAGAATACATACCGTGCGGGTTCGTACGTCTATCTCCTAGCGTGTGGCTCGATGGCGGCGGACTGGTTCTGGTGCTAAGTGACCTAAGCGAGGCGACCATCGGCGGCCAAGATCGGTTGCGTGCCCCGGCAATTGTGAGCTATGCCAAGACTTTTGTGTGTCTCCCGGCACCTCTCCTCTGATTCATGTTTGTGGATTTTAACTAGCAAGATGCATGTGCATTGCGCGGAACATCAAGATGCTTTTTTTTACAGAACAcattgttgtgattgacccatgcaggagtaatctcatgtgtaaaaactaatgatatctcgagaattttatcagaaaaatggcatctcgagaatttcatcgaaaaaatgatatctcgagaaagatgagagataagatGAGGAGGAGTGAAGTGTGGTGGTGAATGGTGGTCGAACTGGACGGAGGCATGGGGATGAACGCCACCGGCAGCGGCCACCAAGccagattgttccagagactttcttttttaattactcggcaatgaggttgtgggagataaggatgaacgaggcaaGGCCTTATCTAGAGaaaggtgcgggtatcttttgtaaaattgtcatagtttgctttctaccCGTCAGAtgtagatcggacggtctatattacaagatggcaggcacaccatcatcaccaactcggtttgtTATAAAAGTAGAGATAGCTCTCCTATCTATCCGGAAATGATCTTCTATCTTTACTGTCTGTGTTTTTTACATATCTTTGGGTTATTTTTCAAATCATTGTGTCATTATCAATTCAGTGGTTACACCCCTTGACTCTTTGTGCAAGTTGTTGCCGGATTGGATAGGAAAAGTGAAACAAAGCTACGAAGAAGAAAAATTAGCTCAAGAAGTTAAGAAGAGCGTTACTGAAGCGAGAAGAGGACAAAATGGTTGAGGCTTGTCCACTCACGGATTTCGATATGATCATGCATGGAGTGGACGGTGTCTCTGTACTTAGCGAGGTAACAGTCCGGTGGAACGATGAGGTATATCAGAAAACGAAACTATTatttccaaaataacttttttaAAGCACGGATATTTTTAGGTCATAATATATACGGAGTATATGCCATTCCTTTCACAGTATTCTGCACGCAATTGACTTGCATGGGGGTGTTCTCTGAGAAAATGCATGTGTGCACCAGGCAACTTTCATTGGTCCATGCGGAGGTGGAGCCGATAGCATCAGATTTGTTTTCCACATATACAAACGAGAGAGAATGCAAACCGCACGGGTTCGTACGTACGTCTATCTCGTAGCGTGTGGCTCCAAGACGGCGGACTGGTGACAGGTGACAGGTGACCTGAGCAAGGCGACCACCGGCGGCGAAGACGACAGCAGGGGATGAGGTGGAGGGCTTGTGCGCTCGCGGATTTTAAAACGTGATCGGGCCTGGAGTCCCTGGAGTCTCTGGTGCAGAACAGGGAGCACTAGTAGTATCCGAGTATATCGAAAAACTAAATTATTATTGTTTCAAAAATACTCTTTCagtaaaaaaatataaaagcgtttacatcactattttatttatttatttttttgagATGGAACACACTGATTCCATACATAACCCAGATCCAGCCAACATGCTGGCCTGGTAGACACTTACATTGTTTCGGATCAATGTTTTAAATAGCGGACTATGGCATTTAGCGATGTGGCCTGGTAGACACTTACATTGTTTCGGATCAATGTTTTAAATAGCGGACTATGGCATTTAGCGATGACCCTTAAAAACAGCTATAGTTGGGCTATAGCGGACTATAACGGAGTTATAGCGGTAAATTGTATATGAAATCATTTAGCGGCAACACCTTCAAACAGCTATAGCAGAGCTATAGTGGGGCTATAGCCGGTTATTTAAAACTTATGTTCCGGATGGCTTCAGTCCAAACCTCCCGGTGAACATCACGGCGAGCACCGAAAGCCGCTAAAGCGTGCGCTAGCTTATTACATGCCCTCGGGGCAAAAGAGAAGATTACATGATTGAAATTGTGCCTGGCAAAGTTACGGATTTCTCTGAATAGGAGACCCTCTGCTGCCAAGTCCGCATCCCTACCAGTTAGTGCTCCCACGGTCCCACCAGTTCTTTGCAGTCCATCTCCACTTGGACGTTGACCATTCCCCAATCAGCTGCTGCTGCCAACGCCGCTGCACATGCTTCAGCTTCCGCCTGTAGCGCCGATGCAACATTTCGAAAGCGACCTGCCCCGGATCCCCTTATATCACCCGCATGGTCCCGAATGGCAAAACCCCAGCCACCCGTCCGGTGATTCGCCAGGAAAGCCCCATCACAATTAATCTTCAGCCAGTCCATCTCGGGTCGCTTCCATTGCTGCTCTGGTTGCGTGGGTGGTTTTGCTCGGTGTTGCTTGCCGAGTAACTCGGACTCCCTCGCCCAGTAGTTGATTTCAGCTGGCATGCCATCAAGCGCCACTGTCCCCTCTCCAGCATTTCTCTTATTCCTCCATGTCCACCATCTCCACAGCAGGCATGCAACAAGCATCTTTTTATTTTCTGGTAGTCGAAGGGCCACAAGCATAACTTCCATGGCATTGCTGCATTCGCACATCTGCTGCCGCACCTCAGTTGCAGCGCTCGCCATATGTTTTTAACCAACTTGCATCGCAAGAACAGGTGCGCCCCATCCTCGTCCAATCTTTGACAACAGACACAGCAGGTATCACACTCTATCCCCCTGCGTTTCATATTGAGCCTCAAAGGTAGGCTGTTGTGTGCAAACCTCCACATAAACTGTTGGATCTTTGGTTGGCAGGGCAGAGACCATATCTCCTTCCATTCCCATCCGTAAGGCTGCGGGCTGGATGACTCCAGTTTGCCTCGATCTCTTAGCATTACGTAAAGCTTGTAGGCCAATTTGACAGAGAATTGTCCCCTCCGATCGTAGAACCAAGCATGGACATCCTCATAATCATCCCCGACTGGGGTAGCCAAGATTATCTGTGCTTCTTCCTCACTGAATATGTCCCTTACCAGACTCTCATCCCACTCTTGCGTGTCCGGATCCACTAGTTCACATACTCTGGTTAGCAAGCATCTACCACGCGGAGTTGTTGGGATTCGACCACCTCCCCTATTCAGCCACGGGTCAGACCAGATAGAGTCAATTGCAAGAAACCACCAAATTTGTGGCTAGGTTTTCAGGAAACTACCAAGTCATTAATCTGTTGCAAAAAACACCGTAAAATCTCTTAACCCGTTGCAAAAAGCACTGAACAGCCGTTTAGCCTCGTTTGATCTCTTTTTCGACAGGTGGGCCCCGAAAACGCTGACGTGGCTTGACGGACAGGCAAACGGCGCCGTTAGGAACAAAACGGTCAAGACGCCGCGCTGGTCGGTCCTTGTCAGacagtccccccccccccccccccccccccccccccccccccccccccccccccccccccgcgcccctgTCCTCTCTCTCGCCCCGCTCCCCTCTCCTCTCTCGTCCTGCTCCCCTCTCCTCTCTCGCCCTTGCTCGCCGCCGGTGATGGCCACCTCGCATGGCGGTGATGATGGCGGTGGCGGTGGTGCTGGTGATGCATCTGGTGGCAGTGGTGCTCCTGCAGATCCAACAGAGGTTTGCGGCAGTTCAAACCCATCTCAGGCTCCGCCTCTTCCATAGCCGCCGTCGCCGTCTTACTGTGTTGAGTACGCGGCGGCGAGGGCGTTCGCCAAGGCCGTGAAGGAAGATCCAGAGGGGAGCCATCACTACGCATCCTCCTTCGGCGGTGTCTCGTAAGTTTTCTCTTTCCGTACCCGGATTTGGtttctagggttagggttctAGGGTTAGGGTTCTAAGTGTTTGTGATTCTAGTGTTGTAGGATTATTTTTGTAGGTTGTTTATGTGGTCAGACATGTAAGTGAAGTGTTTATGTAGTTCTAGGGTTCTAAGTGTATGTAGTAGGCACCTAAACATTAACTGAAATTACTGATTGTTAAACTCAATTTGAACCTACTCAATTACATGAAATTACTGAATGTTAAACTCAATTTCAACCTACTCAATTACTGAATTTACAACTGAATATTTAAATGAAAATGTTACTGAATTTATAACTGAATCCTGTACTGAATTGCTAAGTGAACAAATTACTTTAACTGTATTTTGGACTGAAACTTTAACTGAATTTTTAACTGAAACTGTAATTTTAACTTAAACTGTATTTTTAACTGAAACTTTAGTTAAATCTTTAAGTGAAACATTAACTGAATTGTTTGTACTAACTGAATATATAACTGAATCTTTAACTTTTAACTGAATTTTTAACTGAAACTGTAATTTTAACTTAAACTGTATTTTTAACTAAAACTTTAGTTAAATATTTAAGTGAAACATTAACTGAATTGTTTCTACTAACTGAATATATAACTAAATCTTTAACTTTTAACTGAATTTTTAACTGAAACTATATTTTTAACTTAAACTGTATTTTTAACTGAAACTTTAGTTAAATCTTTAAGTGAAACATTAACTGAATTGTTTCTACTAACTGAATATATAACTAAATCTTTAACTTTTAACTGAATTTTTAACTGAAACTATATTTTTAACTTAAACTGTATTTTTAACTGAAACTTTAGTTAAATCTTTAAGTGAAACATTAACTGAATTGTTTCTACTAACTGAATATATAACTAAATCTTTAACTTTTAACTGAATTTTTAACTGAAACTATATTTTTAACTGAATCTTTAACTTTTAACTGAATTGTTTACTTGAACTGAATTGCTTTACTTGAACTGTAGATTGAATGATGAAGTGTGGGAAGTCAGATTCCATTTCCATGACAGAGATAATCTTGAAAGAAGCCTAAATGTGGATGATATCACATTTTACAATCTGATTGCACTAATAGAGCTTGAAGGTTATGGGATGACAGACTTTATGTATTATGTCAGAGATCCAGGTGTTGGGGTTTCAGGTATGGAAGAACTGACAGATGATGATAAGGTGGAGGAAATGTTGGATGACCTAGTTATCAAAGGTCAGAAGGTGGTGAACATAACAGTCATCAGAAGTGATGCTCCAAGACCTAGTGATTTGAACATTGGACCAGTTTGTGAGGAGCAGGTTCCATTATCTGAAATAGGTGTGCCAGTGGTGTATGAGATAGATACAGCAGGAGTACTGTTTCCTAGCCCAACAAAGCCACAACCAGTGCCAGTGCAGGTCATTAACACACAGGAGAGTTCATTTTTGAAGCAGAAGTGTGCACCAGTACCAGCATTTGCAATGGAGATTGGTGAAGAGAGGCATGAGTATTTCATGGAGCAAGACCAAGATTAAGAGCAAATTGAGCAACTGATGGAGCAGAAGAGGACTGAAGAGATTGAGAAGTTCAGGAAAAAGGGGAAAGAAAAAGAGAAATACAAGGCAGCTAAAAGAAAACTTCCAGAGCTAATGGCTGAAGATTTCACTGATAGTGACAGTGACACAGATTTACTAGCAGATGAGGATATAATTGCTAGGCTTGAGGCAATGAAGAAGCACAGAGATGATCCACTTCATCATATTGAAGGGGACACTGATGTGGATGAGCCATATGAAgcagatgaggaggaggaggaggaggagaaggcaccagaggaggaggaggaggaggaggaagggagCAGCATAGGAGGAAGTAGCAGAGGAAGTAAAAGAAAGGGGCCAACTACAAGATCTCATGCTAGTTTGGATGAGATTATTGAGGAAGATTGGTTTCCTTCATCTGATGAGGAGAGCAACCCTGGTGACCTAAGTCAGGAGGATAATGATGGGGCTCAAATACCATGTGTGAAGCTTCCAGCTGATAGGAAGAGCAGGGCTAAAAAGAAGAAGCCTAGAGTTTGGTATGATGAGCAAAGGGAGAACCCAGAAGAGCAATTTATGAAGAAGCTTTGTTTCCTAGATGTGACCCAGTTCAGGAGGGCACTTCTTAATTTTCACATCTCACAAAATAGGAACCATGCCTTCCACAGGAACTGTCCAGACAGGATTATAGCTGTCTGCAAATTTGAGAATTGTCCATTTTTCATTGCAGCTTCTCAGATAGCACATGAGAAGACATTCTGTATAAAGAAACTGAACTTGCACCACAGCTGCCCAGTAGTAGGAGAGAGCACAAAAGTTATTGCTAAGTGGTTGGCACATGAATGTGAGCAACAGTTGAGGACAGACCCCAACACACCTGTCCAGACTATAATTTCAAACTTGAAGCAAAAGCATGGAATAGAGGTATCTATACATATGGCCTATAGGGCAAGAAAGCTAGCCAAAAATGTAGTCCTAGGAGATCAGAAGGCACAATATCATAGGATAAGGGATTGCCTAGAAGCTGTGCTAGAAACCAATCCAGGAAGTAGATATATTGTCACAACAAAGCATCTGAAACTACATCCAAGCAAAAACCCAAGATTCCATGGCTTGTTCATCTGCCTCAATGCTTGCAAAGAGGGTTTCCTTAATGGTTGCAGACCATTCATAGGTATGTGCACACCTACTAAATAACTAGTGACTCTACATTTATATGTGCACACCCAATAATTTGTTGGTAATCTACTTGTGATCTTGTATGATAGGTGTGGATGGTTGCTTCATAAAGTTGACCACAGGGCAGCAAATCATGGCTGCCACTGGAAGAGATGGAAACAATAAAATATTTCCCATTGCTTTTGCAATAGTGGACAAGGAAAACACAGCAAGCTGGTCTTGGTTTCTTACTCAATTAAAATATGCCATTGGTGGTGAGTCAGGCAAGTTTGCGTACTACACTATTATATCTGACAGGCAAAAGGTACTACTATCTCTACTCCAATCATTGCTTGCATTGCTTATTAATTGTCTTTGTTTATTAATTTCATACATGGCATTGTTGTAGTATTCTCAAACTGCTGCTGGGCCAAGAGGAAGAAACAAGTTCATCCCCCAAGAGTTGCAGGTAGTGGAAGAGTGAGGAAGCCATCCTTTAAGATGTCTGAGTGGTTCAACTGTTCTCAAGGGAGCAGGTGAAGTTGTGTTGAGCTgatgatgttcaaaacatctgCATTTTGGTTGTGATGTTCTAAACTTGTCATGAGTACTTCCATTTTAGTGGACTTGTTGGGCTGTGAAGAAAACTTGTGTTGCTTCTGGTTAGCTGTTGATGTTCTAAACATCTTTATTCTGGTTGTCATGAGTACTTTCATGTAAGGTACCTAGTGGAATTGTTGGGCTGTGATGGAAACTTGGTGTTGTTTCTGGTTAGCTGTTGATGTTCTAAACTTGGTGTTGCTTCTGGTTAGTTGTGGCTCCTAATTTTCTTATTGTTTGCTAATAAGTGTGATGAATGTGGCTACTACTGTGATCCAAGATAACCTAATTTCATCatctagggtgcctcggcgtcgacggCATCCA contains:
- the LOC125540737 gene encoding (E)-beta-caryophyllene synthase-like; protein product: MAAPVIADLHKPRPYTPSLWGDFFLNHSPCTPSQYSAMKDMASIRKERVRKIILAAISSSDLPMKLELVDMLERTGVAYHFGKEIQELLCGMQGDEQGFGDDLHITASRFYLLRKHGYHVSPDVFLKFRDDGGNFASNDVNSLLALYNAAYLRTRGEEVLDDAIIFTKSRLQCMLEHLEPWLAEEVRCTLETPSFRRVERVETRRYVPVYEKKSTRDEDILEFAKFDFNILQTLYCEELKALTIWWKGFKSQMDIKFARDRMVELHFWILGVVYEPQYSYSRVMLTKLLVFVSLFDDFYDNYSTTEESNIFTAAMERWGEQAAENLPANLKALYINILNTTNDIEEELKHQKNKNAELVKELVIHVAKCYHAEVKWRDEHYVPTSVEEHLQISVRSSACMQIISFVFISLGDVTTREVLEWALTYPKIIRSVCIVGRIGNDMVSHEREQISQHVTSTVQTCTKEHGITVAEANEKLKVIIEEAWMDIVRECLHKRQPMVLLEKATDLARTMDFMYKHEDAFTLPSSLKETLTSLYVNYI